The following are from one region of the Carnobacterium gallinarum DSM 4847 genome:
- a CDS encoding DNA topoisomerase 3, giving the protein MKTLVIAEKPSVGKEIARVLGANQKSKNYIEGKDYIVTWALGHLLGLKMPEDYKKEWATWDMESLPLIPPKMATKPLKNTGHQLKAIKQLANRKDVGSAVIATDAGREGELVARWILEYVHFNKPVKRLWISSQTDKAIKDGFKSLKPSKAYDYLYDSAIARSEADWLVGLNVTRALTVKYQDSLSAGRVQTPTLAMVRKQEEKIEKFVPETFFTVGVTTNGEKAQLVDGAKTKFSDRKDAEELANRLKTKAVTVTEVKEKQQVESAPLPFDLTELQREANKRYQFSAKKTLGLMQTLYERHKVLSYPRTDSKHLTTDMAATMKDRLHAIQGFDPERVKRALKNGGKTTNQGVYNNSKVTDHHGIIPTEERPRPEKMDNDELRIYRLVVERFLGLFLPAYKSAKYSYTLNVDGVNFRLQQEKILEIGWKQEAVAKSQTSYQKGEVLAKPSFTVDKHLTEAPGRLTEASLLQQMEKTGLGTPATRAEIIEKLISSDLMERNQNKLSVSPKGRQLLTLVNPALVTPDLTAKWEKSLEEIANGKLKKELFLKQIQSETIRLVKEIKTSNRNYTDHSLTNKTCPECGEKLKEKNGRDGKVLICSSATCSYRRRKDPKVSMHRCPQCHKKMEIHEGKNGAYFKCKYCNIAEKVGDKKNKKMSKHEEKKMLKKYSQPTEEVESPLALALKAAMEGSKE; this is encoded by the coding sequence ATGAAAACTTTAGTTATTGCTGAAAAACCTAGTGTAGGAAAAGAGATTGCTCGTGTTTTAGGAGCGAATCAAAAAAGTAAGAATTATATTGAAGGAAAAGATTACATTGTCACTTGGGCTTTAGGTCATTTGTTAGGATTAAAAATGCCTGAGGATTATAAAAAAGAGTGGGCAACATGGGATATGGAAAGTTTGCCTTTAATTCCACCCAAAATGGCTACCAAACCTTTAAAAAATACTGGGCATCAATTAAAAGCGATTAAGCAATTAGCAAATCGTAAAGATGTTGGAAGTGCTGTAATTGCAACCGATGCCGGACGTGAAGGGGAATTAGTTGCTCGTTGGATTTTAGAGTATGTTCATTTTAATAAGCCTGTTAAGCGTCTTTGGATTTCATCACAAACAGATAAAGCGATTAAAGATGGTTTTAAATCACTGAAACCGAGTAAAGCTTATGATTATTTATATGATTCAGCAATTGCTCGATCTGAGGCGGATTGGCTTGTTGGTTTAAATGTAACACGGGCGTTAACTGTGAAATATCAAGATAGTTTATCTGCTGGTCGTGTTCAAACACCGACATTAGCGATGGTACGGAAACAGGAAGAAAAAATCGAAAAGTTTGTGCCAGAAACCTTTTTCACAGTGGGGGTAACCACTAATGGTGAAAAAGCACAATTAGTCGATGGAGCTAAAACTAAATTTAGTGATCGTAAAGATGCGGAAGAGTTGGCCAATCGTTTAAAGACTAAGGCAGTTACGGTTACAGAAGTGAAAGAAAAACAACAAGTAGAATCAGCACCTCTACCTTTTGATTTAACAGAATTGCAAAGAGAAGCGAATAAACGTTATCAATTTTCTGCGAAAAAAACTTTGGGACTAATGCAAACCTTATATGAACGTCATAAAGTTTTGTCTTATCCACGAACCGATTCCAAACATTTAACAACGGATATGGCGGCAACAATGAAAGATCGTTTACATGCCATTCAAGGCTTTGATCCAGAACGAGTAAAACGGGCATTAAAAAATGGTGGAAAAACAACCAATCAGGGAGTATATAATAATAGCAAGGTTACGGACCATCATGGAATTATTCCAACAGAAGAACGACCTCGCCCGGAAAAAATGGACAACGATGAATTGCGTATTTATCGATTAGTTGTGGAACGCTTTTTAGGTTTATTTTTACCAGCCTACAAATCAGCAAAATACAGCTATACATTAAATGTTGATGGTGTTAATTTTAGATTGCAACAAGAAAAAATTCTAGAGATTGGCTGGAAACAAGAAGCCGTTGCTAAAAGTCAAACGAGTTATCAAAAAGGCGAAGTTTTAGCAAAGCCAAGTTTTACAGTGGATAAACATTTGACAGAGGCTCCAGGTCGTTTAACAGAGGCTTCATTGTTGCAACAGATGGAAAAAACGGGTTTAGGAACACCGGCAACACGAGCTGAGATTATTGAAAAATTAATCAGTAGTGATTTAATGGAACGAAATCAAAATAAATTAAGTGTTTCGCCAAAAGGACGTCAATTATTAACATTGGTGAATCCAGCGTTAGTGACACCCGATTTAACAGCGAAATGGGAAAAATCTTTAGAAGAAATTGCCAACGGAAAACTAAAAAAAGAACTTTTCTTAAAGCAGATTCAAAGTGAAACCATTCGTTTAGTAAAAGAAATTAAAACAAGTAATCGTAACTATACGGATCATTCTTTGACGAATAAAACTTGTCCAGAATGTGGTGAAAAGTTAAAAGAAAAAAATGGTCGAGATGGAAAAGTTTTAATCTGTAGCAGTGCAACTTGTTCTTATCGTCGTCGCAAAGATCCAAAAGTATCTATGCATCGTTGTCCTCAATGCCATAAAAAAATGGAGATTCATGAAGGCAAGAATGGGGCGTATTTCAAATGTAAATATTGCAATATTGCTGAAAAAGTTGGCGATAAAAAGAATAAAAAAATGTCTAAACATGAAGAGAAAAAAATGTTGAAAAAATATAGTCAACCAACAGAAGAAGTTGAAAGTCCATTAGCACTCGCCTTAAAAGCAGCAATGGAAGGATCAAAAGAATAA
- a CDS encoding response regulator transcription factor codes for MNRILIIEDEKNLARFVELELKHEGYETEVQNNGRKGLETALESDWDAILLDLMLPELNGIEVCRRIRQTKNTPIIMMTARDSVIDRVSGLDHGADDYIVKPFAIEELLARLRALLRRIDIEGEQNITKQTTVTYRDLTIEKENRVVRRGDKVIELTKREYELLLALMENINVVLARDVLLNKVWGYETEVETNVVDVYIRYLRNKIDVPEEESYIQTVRGTGYVMRS; via the coding sequence ATGAATAGAATTTTAATTATTGAAGATGAGAAAAATTTGGCACGTTTTGTAGAATTAGAGCTAAAGCATGAAGGCTATGAGACAGAAGTCCAAAACAATGGTAGAAAAGGTTTAGAAACAGCACTTGAATCGGATTGGGATGCTATTTTACTAGATTTAATGTTACCAGAATTAAATGGAATTGAAGTTTGCCGTCGTATCCGTCAAACAAAAAATACACCAATTATCATGATGACAGCCCGTGATTCAGTTATTGACCGTGTTTCTGGATTGGATCATGGAGCAGATGATTATATTGTGAAACCATTCGCTATTGAAGAATTACTAGCACGTTTACGCGCATTATTACGTCGTATTGATATTGAGGGTGAACAAAATATTACGAAACAAACAACCGTAACGTATCGTGATTTAACGATTGAAAAAGAAAATCGTGTTGTTCGTCGTGGTGATAAAGTGATTGAATTAACAAAACGTGAGTATGAACTGTTATTAGCATTGATGGAGAATATTAACGTTGTTTTAGCACGTGATGTTTTATTAAATAAAGTTTGGGGTTATGAAACTGAAGTTGAAACGAATGTTGTTGACGTGTATATTCGTTATTTACGTAATAAAATTGATGTTCCAGAAGAAGAAAGTTACATTCAAACTGTTCGTGGAACGGGTTATGTGATGCGTTCGTGA
- a CDS encoding acylphosphatase yields the protein MKQVKMLVIGRVQGVGFRYMTKMVADQIGVGGIVYNQDDGSVYIEANGTLEQIDEFIKKIRNSPTPSGRVDQLSIEEDSTIEIRNKFSVTN from the coding sequence ATGAAACAAGTAAAAATGCTTGTTATTGGCCGAGTTCAAGGTGTTGGTTTTCGATATATGACTAAAATGGTAGCGGATCAAATTGGTGTCGGAGGCATAGTCTACAATCAAGATGATGGTTCTGTTTATATAGAGGCAAATGGAACATTGGAACAAATAGATGAGTTTATTAAAAAAATCCGGAATTCACCTACCCCAAGTGGACGAGTTGACCAACTCAGCATCGAAGAAGATTCAACTATTGAAATTCGTAACAAATTTTCAGTAACCAATTGA
- a CDS encoding DUF1033 family protein, translating to MYQVIALYGEYEPWWFFEDWKEEIISFEEFDSFPAALQNYQEKYNQLQLKFVNHVTKKHYLTAFWNEEEKRYCEDCEDDLQLFHSVMLLKEEQPIEAIHQVSSI from the coding sequence ATGTATCAAGTGATTGCATTATATGGGGAATACGAACCTTGGTGGTTTTTTGAAGATTGGAAAGAAGAAATCATTTCTTTTGAAGAATTTGATTCATTTCCAGCAGCACTTCAAAATTATCAAGAAAAATACAACCAACTTCAATTAAAATTTGTCAACCATGTTACAAAAAAACACTATTTAACGGCTTTTTGGAATGAAGAAGAAAAGCGTTATTGCGAAGATTGTGAAGATGATTTACAATTATTTCATAGTGTGATGCTTTTAAAAGAGGAACAACCGATTGAAGCGATTCATCAGGTAAGTTCAATTTAG
- a CDS encoding BMP family lipoprotein, giving the protein MKKRNLMGLLALGLGVSLTLAACGGNGNKDSGKGDKAVHTAAMVTDVGGVDDKSFNQSAWEGLQEWGNKNDLKKGKDGYNYFQSNSDSDFVTNLNSAVKANYNTVFGIGYKIAPALKDVAKQNPKTNFAIIDSVVEGDNVVSIVFKDNEAAFLAGVAAAKTTESKKLGFIGGQESDVISRFEAGFIEGVKAVDPSIEVKSEYAGSFGDPAKGKQLAAAMYNSGIDIIYQAAGDTGNGVFSEAKDVMKADSSKKVWVIGVDRDQDAEGKYDGGNLTLTSTLKGVAATVIDISDRAKDNKFPGGETLTYGLKEDGVGLTDGNLSKEALTAVADYKAQIIDGKVTVSEKVK; this is encoded by the coding sequence TTGAAAAAACGTAATCTTATGGGTCTGCTTGCACTAGGTTTAGGTGTTAGTTTGACATTGGCTGCTTGTGGTGGCAATGGGAATAAAGATTCAGGTAAAGGTGACAAAGCAGTTCATACAGCTGCAATGGTTACCGATGTTGGTGGGGTAGATGATAAATCATTTAACCAATCTGCATGGGAAGGTCTTCAAGAGTGGGGTAATAAAAACGATCTTAAAAAAGGAAAAGATGGTTACAATTACTTCCAATCAAATTCTGACTCAGATTTCGTAACAAATTTAAACAGTGCCGTTAAAGCAAACTACAATACCGTTTTTGGAATTGGTTATAAAATTGCACCAGCATTAAAAGACGTAGCAAAACAAAATCCTAAAACAAACTTTGCAATTATTGACTCAGTTGTTGAAGGCGACAATGTTGTTTCAATCGTCTTTAAAGATAATGAAGCAGCTTTCTTAGCAGGAGTTGCAGCAGCAAAAACAACTGAGAGTAAAAAACTTGGTTTTATTGGTGGACAAGAAAGTGATGTAATTAGTCGTTTTGAAGCAGGGTTTATCGAGGGCGTTAAAGCTGTTGATCCTTCAATCGAAGTAAAATCTGAATACGCAGGTTCATTTGGTGATCCAGCTAAAGGAAAACAGTTAGCTGCCGCAATGTACAACAGTGGCATCGATATTATCTATCAAGCAGCTGGTGATACTGGTAATGGTGTATTCTCAGAAGCGAAAGATGTTATGAAAGCTGATAGTTCTAAAAAAGTTTGGGTTATCGGCGTTGACCGCGACCAAGATGCAGAAGGTAAATACGATGGCGGCAACTTAACTTTAACGTCAACACTAAAAGGTGTAGCGGCAACAGTTATTGATATTTCTGACCGTGCTAAAGATAATAAATTCCCAGGTGGGGAAACATTAACTTACGGATTGAAAGAAGATGGCGTTGGCCTAACAGATGGTAACTTATCAAAAGAAGCTTTAACAGCAGTTGCTGATTACAAAGCTCAAATTATTGATGGAAAAGTTACAGTTTCAGAAAAAGTTAAGTAA
- a CDS encoding DUF975 family protein — translation MNSKEIKKVAKKYLSGNWGTAIGSLFIMFFVAWAVNMFMSLASGMSTMLQAFSSVAVYGNDGSADQMINFLPMLFGNIVLFVIYIVVVTFVQQLLAVGYKWGLLDLIDGKAYSVGSLFQVFNRTMFKTMGLMIMISIFTGLWSLLFIIPGLVKGYSYSQAYNILKDNPEIGILDAITASRRLMDGKKGNLFVLQLTFVLWYLIPVILGFILTIVVVGAMSSVSSDNPLGYFGLLLLGYMAVGVSIFGLSLYLTPYQQTSEQVFYRRLTDSM, via the coding sequence ATGAATAGTAAGGAAATAAAAAAAGTAGCAAAAAAGTATTTAAGTGGCAATTGGGGGACAGCAATAGGTAGCTTGTTTATTATGTTCTTTGTAGCATGGGCAGTGAACATGTTTATGTCTCTAGCATCAGGAATGAGTACAATGTTACAAGCGTTTTCTAGTGTAGCTGTATATGGTAATGATGGTAGTGCAGATCAAATGATTAATTTTCTGCCAATGCTTTTTGGAAATATAGTCCTTTTTGTAATATATATAGTGGTTGTTACTTTTGTTCAGCAATTATTAGCAGTTGGCTACAAATGGGGCTTACTAGATTTAATTGATGGAAAAGCATACTCAGTTGGCTCATTGTTTCAAGTATTTAATCGAACAATGTTTAAAACAATGGGTTTAATGATTATGATTAGTATTTTTACTGGATTATGGAGTTTGTTATTTATCATACCAGGGCTTGTTAAAGGGTATAGTTATAGTCAAGCTTATAATATTTTAAAAGATAATCCAGAGATTGGTATTCTAGATGCTATTACTGCTAGTCGTAGATTAATGGATGGCAAAAAAGGAAATTTATTTGTCTTACAATTAACATTTGTGTTATGGTACTTAATTCCTGTAATACTCGGTTTCATTTTAACGATTGTTGTAGTGGGAGCAATGTCTTCTGTATCGAGTGATAATCCACTTGGGTATTTTGGATTATTACTTTTAGGGTATATGGCTGTAGGTGTATCTATATTTGGACTTAGTTTATATCTTACTCCTTATCAACAAACGTCAGAGCAAGTATTTTATCGTCGTTTAACAGATTCAATGTAA
- a CDS encoding DNA translocase FtsK — protein MVPKKKKKTNKKQKGRNFSIEVIGLIFICSALLAGIRLGFVGRLIANLFRFFVGNTYLISVLIFGVYGGYLLIRGKEPIYRSKRIFGFSVMYLSLLILLHAILFGPIMDGNTSVNVFSATIRYFMTDIQSDKIAQSLGGGMIGALFYSLSYFLFDQWGTYFISGMVFIAGVYLFFNLSFKKTLTIFRDYLKKIQVFLQNTWKTVSEKQAVKKSESEKTKSKTVVKEKNKVAPLSAGKVLAEEIKEPEKGETQQLNLEIDSYQSQIQKPAAPIAAKPKKTEASIDEENGSDLEFQIQSELENRDYQLPPTTLLNEIEALDQTNEYALIKKNVAKLEDTFASFGVEAKVTKANLGPAVTKYEVQPAVGVKVSKIVSLSDDIALALAAKDIRMEAPIPGKPFIGIEVPNSEVSTVAFRDVIEGQVAHPEKLLEVPLGRDITGAVAVADLSKMPHLLVAGSTGSGKSVCINGIITSILMRAKPNEVKLMMIDPKMVELNVYNGIPHLLTPVVTNPKKAAQALQKVVMEMEQRYEKFAATGMRNITGYNAMVIEHNLETGENNPTLPYIVVLVDELADLMMVASNEVEESITRLAQMARAAGIHMILATQRPSVDVITGIIKANVPSRIAFAVSSSIDSRTIIDGSGAEKLLGRGDMLFLPMGENKPVRVQGAFISDEEVERVVHFVTEQQGANYQEEMMPSEIVEPIAGEVQDELYDEAVAMVLEMQTASISLLQRRFRIGYNRAARLVDEMEMRGIVGPSEGSKPRKVNITELPNHDQIEPNQE, from the coding sequence ATAGTGCCTAAAAAAAAGAAAAAGACAAACAAAAAACAAAAGGGACGGAATTTTTCTATTGAAGTAATTGGACTTATTTTTATTTGCTCAGCTTTGCTAGCAGGAATTAGACTTGGATTTGTAGGTCGTTTAATTGCGAACTTATTTCGTTTTTTTGTAGGAAATACTTATTTAATCAGCGTGCTTATTTTTGGAGTATACGGTGGATATTTATTGATCCGCGGCAAGGAGCCTATCTATAGAAGTAAACGAATCTTTGGCTTTAGTGTGATGTATCTGAGTTTATTGATTCTGTTACATGCCATTTTATTTGGTCCAATTATGGACGGCAATACATCGGTAAATGTTTTTTCAGCAACAATTCGTTATTTTATGACAGATATTCAATCGGATAAAATTGCACAATCATTAGGAGGTGGAATGATTGGGGCGCTTTTTTATAGTTTAAGCTATTTTTTATTTGATCAATGGGGAACGTATTTTATTAGTGGTATGGTATTTATTGCGGGTGTTTACCTGTTCTTTAATCTATCATTTAAAAAAACATTAACGATTTTTCGAGATTATTTGAAGAAGATTCAAGTCTTTTTGCAAAATACATGGAAAACAGTTAGTGAGAAACAAGCAGTAAAAAAATCAGAGTCTGAGAAGACTAAATCAAAAACAGTAGTTAAAGAAAAAAATAAAGTAGCTCCTCTTTCAGCTGGTAAAGTACTTGCCGAGGAAATAAAAGAACCAGAAAAAGGTGAGACCCAACAGCTGAATTTGGAAATTGATAGTTATCAAAGTCAAATTCAAAAACCAGCAGCACCTATAGCGGCTAAACCTAAAAAAACAGAGGCATCCATTGATGAAGAAAATGGAAGTGATTTGGAATTTCAAATTCAATCGGAACTTGAAAATCGTGATTACCAATTGCCACCAACGACGCTGCTAAATGAAATTGAAGCATTAGATCAAACAAATGAATATGCATTAATTAAGAAAAATGTGGCTAAATTAGAAGACACCTTTGCTAGTTTTGGTGTCGAAGCAAAAGTAACAAAGGCTAATTTAGGTCCAGCAGTAACAAAATATGAAGTTCAACCAGCAGTTGGAGTTAAAGTGAGTAAAATTGTTAGTCTAAGCGATGATATTGCGTTAGCTTTAGCTGCCAAAGATATCCGCATGGAAGCCCCTATTCCAGGTAAACCATTTATTGGAATTGAAGTACCCAATAGTGAAGTGAGTACTGTTGCGTTTCGCGATGTGATTGAAGGACAAGTTGCTCATCCAGAAAAACTATTAGAAGTCCCTTTAGGTAGGGATATTACCGGTGCTGTCGCTGTCGCTGATTTAAGTAAAATGCCTCATTTATTAGTAGCTGGTTCAACCGGAAGTGGGAAGTCAGTTTGTATCAACGGGATTATTACGAGTATCCTGATGCGTGCCAAACCCAATGAAGTCAAATTAATGATGATTGATCCCAAAATGGTGGAATTGAATGTTTATAATGGGATTCCTCATTTGTTAACTCCTGTAGTAACCAATCCTAAGAAGGCGGCTCAAGCTTTACAAAAAGTCGTGATGGAGATGGAGCAGCGATATGAAAAATTTGCAGCTACCGGAATGCGGAATATTACTGGATATAACGCAATGGTGATTGAGCATAATTTAGAAACAGGTGAAAATAATCCAACCTTACCATACATTGTCGTTCTAGTTGATGAATTGGCTGATTTAATGATGGTGGCGAGTAACGAAGTTGAAGAGTCTATTACCCGATTGGCTCAAATGGCTCGTGCGGCGGGGATTCATATGATTTTAGCTACTCAACGACCAAGTGTAGATGTCATTACTGGGATAATCAAAGCCAATGTCCCTTCACGTATTGCATTTGCTGTATCTAGCAGTATCGATTCACGGACGATTATTGATGGTAGTGGTGCAGAAAAACTATTAGGACGAGGCGATATGCTCTTTTTACCAATGGGTGAAAATAAACCTGTTCGTGTCCAAGGAGCTTTTATTTCTGATGAAGAAGTAGAACGTGTTGTACATTTTGTGACAGAACAGCAAGGAGCAAATTATCAAGAAGAGATGATGCCTTCTGAAATTGTTGAGCCAATTGCAGGTGAAGTTCAAGATGAGTTGTATGATGAAGCTGTAGCTATGGTATTAGAGATGCAAACAGCTAGCATTTCATTACTACAACGACGCTTTAGAATTGGTTACAATCGTGCTGCACGTTTAGTCGATGAAATGGAGATGCGAGGAATTGTTGGACCATCAGAAGGTAGCAAACCACGTAAAGTAAATATTACAGAGTTACCTAATCACGATCAGATAGAACCAAATCAAGAATAA
- a CDS encoding HAMP domain-containing sensor histidine kinase: MSLKWKWTFGASMAIFFTYTFFSVAIYLGFNQMMISQENSNVNDIMSGVASKLQVSGSNLTKEVVKESLTPKYYEIDVDADSRFLMTDTTDATADALFSKINEVGVIVAVFDPEGKKIYESRPSHTNLDKHATPLIEELFIDGKRGVIGTTPVMSAKNQSIVGYVQVINELDRYHGMINTVLLTMLLMGVLALVVSGVLGYLLAVNFLRPIKQMTQTMNDVRKDSQSASRMIVPAGNDELSHLTELFNDMLDKMQKYIEQQKQFVEDVSHELRTPVAIMEGHLKLLDRWGKEDPEILDESLLASLQEIERMKSLVQEMLDLSRAEQVEIHYKHEITDVKNIIHQVFNNFSMIHPDFTFNLDDDLTGNVKVQIYRNHFEQILIILLDNAVKYSTERKEIHISVAEDIYDIQIAIQDFGEGIAPEDIQKIFNRFYRIDKARSREKGGNGLGLAIAKELLDGYQGEITVESVLNGGTIFRIRLPIYHEDK, translated from the coding sequence ATGTCATTAAAATGGAAGTGGACATTTGGTGCAAGTATGGCCATCTTTTTCACGTATACTTTCTTTTCGGTTGCAATTTATCTTGGCTTTAATCAGATGATGATTAGTCAAGAAAATAGCAATGTTAATGATATTATGTCTGGAGTAGCTAGTAAATTACAAGTAAGTGGTAGTAATTTAACCAAGGAAGTTGTTAAGGAATCTTTAACGCCTAAATATTATGAGATTGATGTTGATGCAGATAGCCGGTTTTTAATGACAGATACTACAGATGCAACAGCAGATGCTCTTTTTTCAAAAATTAATGAAGTCGGTGTGATTGTTGCAGTTTTTGATCCAGAGGGTAAAAAAATTTATGAATCTAGGCCTAGTCATACTAACCTCGATAAACATGCAACTCCTTTGATTGAGGAGCTGTTTATAGATGGAAAAAGAGGAGTCATTGGAACGACACCTGTGATGTCAGCTAAGAATCAAAGTATTGTTGGATATGTTCAAGTGATCAATGAATTGGATCGTTATCATGGTATGATTAATACAGTGTTGCTTACAATGCTCTTGATGGGGGTTCTGGCTCTTGTTGTGAGTGGCGTATTAGGCTACTTATTGGCAGTAAACTTTCTTAGACCAATCAAACAAATGACTCAAACTATGAATGATGTTCGTAAAGACTCTCAATCTGCTTCCCGAATGATTGTTCCAGCAGGAAATGATGAGCTAAGTCATTTAACGGAATTGTTTAATGATATGTTAGATAAAATGCAGAAATACATTGAACAACAGAAACAATTTGTTGAAGATGTTTCTCATGAATTAAGAACGCCAGTAGCCATTATGGAAGGGCATCTTAAGCTATTAGATCGTTGGGGGAAAGAAGATCCTGAGATTTTGGATGAGTCGTTACTTGCCTCTTTACAAGAAATTGAGCGAATGAAAAGTTTAGTACAAGAAATGTTGGATTTATCTCGTGCGGAGCAAGTGGAGATTCACTATAAGCATGAAATAACCGATGTCAAAAATATTATCCACCAAGTATTTAATAATTTTTCAATGATTCATCCGGACTTTACCTTTAACTTAGATGATGATTTAACTGGGAATGTAAAAGTTCAGATTTATCGCAATCATTTTGAGCAAATTTTAATTATTTTGCTAGATAATGCGGTGAAGTATTCAACGGAACGGAAGGAAATTCATATTTCTGTTGCAGAGGATATATATGATATTCAAATTGCTATTCAAGATTTTGGAGAAGGTATTGCTCCAGAAGATATCCAAAAGATATTTAATCGTTTTTATCGAATTGATAAAGCTCGTAGTCGTGAAAAAGGTGGAAATGGTCTAGGATTAGCAATTGCTAAAGAGTTACTTGATGGCTATCAAGGCGAAATTACCGTTGAAAGCGTCTTAAACGGTGGAACTATTTTTAGAATTAGATTGCCAATTTATCATGAAGACAAATAA
- the yidC gene encoding membrane protein insertase YidC translates to MNKLKKLFLTSGVLSLVLFLSGCMKTDSKGNPTGFIYEYLVVPTGNAIIWLADLFGGNYGLAIIFITLIVRVIILPLNLSQSKKSMVQQEKMAFIKPELDVVQQKQKAATNPEEKAAAQQEMMDVYKRNNVSMTGGIGCLPILIQMPVFTAMYQAIRLSPQIADSYFLGINLGDRNAYLAIAAGLVYVAQAFISMIGLSPEQKKQMRTMLFMNPVMILVFTWSSPAGLGLYWLVGGVFACFQTLITNLYHKPKIKAAIAEELKNRPVQPGNVSVSKPIKQAEVVSPTSKKNTPNNKKKRNEGKQQRK, encoded by the coding sequence ATGAATAAATTAAAAAAACTTTTCTTGACTAGTGGTGTTCTAAGCTTAGTTCTTTTTCTTTCTGGGTGTATGAAAACCGATTCTAAAGGGAATCCAACAGGATTTATCTATGAATATCTAGTTGTTCCTACTGGAAATGCGATCATTTGGTTAGCTGATTTATTCGGTGGAAACTATGGCTTAGCGATTATCTTTATTACCTTAATCGTGCGTGTCATCATTCTGCCATTAAACTTAAGTCAGTCAAAAAAATCAATGGTTCAACAAGAAAAGATGGCTTTTATTAAGCCAGAATTAGATGTTGTTCAACAAAAACAAAAAGCTGCAACAAATCCTGAAGAAAAAGCAGCTGCTCAACAAGAAATGATGGATGTCTATAAACGAAATAACGTAAGCATGACTGGTGGGATCGGTTGTTTACCAATCTTAATTCAAATGCCTGTCTTTACAGCAATGTATCAGGCAATTCGTTTATCACCACAAATTGCTGATAGTTATTTCCTAGGAATAAACTTAGGTGACCGCAACGCATACTTAGCTATCGCAGCCGGATTAGTGTATGTTGCTCAAGCCTTCATCTCAATGATTGGTCTTTCACCTGAACAGAAAAAACAAATGCGTACAATGCTCTTTATGAATCCAGTCATGATTTTAGTCTTCACATGGTCATCTCCTGCTGGATTAGGTTTATATTGGTTAGTCGGTGGAGTCTTTGCCTGCTTCCAAACATTAATTACAAACTTATACCATAAACCTAAAATCAAAGCAGCAATTGCCGAAGAATTAAAAAATCGTCCTGTTCAACCAGGCAATGTATCCGTTTCTAAACCAATTAAACAAGCAGAAGTTGTTAGTCCTACTTCTAAAAAGAACACACCAAATAATAAGAAAAAACGTAATGAAGGCAAACAACAGCGTAAATAA